The following are from one region of the Silene latifolia isolate original U9 population chromosome 9, ASM4854445v1, whole genome shotgun sequence genome:
- the LOC141599107 gene encoding uncharacterized protein LOC141599107: MADDPTPGITGAPLHQTSDSPWTIGPQLHRPTTTNPPDSKSKRTRDGVITSLLSKKVSKSNEESTVSIGQSSSPLNANTQEGETHERGNSNPTSQPSIVLRLSETEIASLPHDPGLRKRISDYHPNDQEIVQREYIRRGPCQPKDYDFPQKLMGKAIFRYANSSNSVEIV, encoded by the exons ATGGCGGATGATCCGACCCCGGGCATCACTGGAGCACCGCTTCATCAGACGTCTGACTCGCCGTGGACAATCGGACCACAGCTGCATCGCCCCACCACCACAAATCCTCCAG ATTCTAAATCCAAAAGAACAAGAGATGGAGTAATTACAAGTTTGTTGTCGAAAAAGGTTTCCAAATCAAACGAAGAATCAACTGTATCGATTGGCCAGAGTTCTTCGCCACTTAATGCTAATACTCAAGAAGGTGAAACTCATGAGAGAGGTAATTCAAACCCTACATCACAACCTTCTATTGTACTAAGATTAAGTGAAACTGAGATTGCATCGCTTCCACATGATCCGGGATTGAGGAAAAGAATATCAGATTATCATCCTAATGATCAGGAAATAGTCCAAAGGGAATATATTCGTAGAGGTCCTTGTCAACCTAAAGATTATGATTTTCCTCAAAAACTAATGGGCAAGGCAATTTTTAGATATGCGAACTCGTCGAATAGTGTAGAAATAGTTTAA